Proteins from one Candidatus Eisenbacteria bacterium genomic window:
- a CDS encoding [acyl-carrier-protein] S-malonyltransferase, translating into MTSLGFLFPGQGSQYVGMGKSLSDEYPETRE; encoded by the coding sequence ATGACGAGCCTCGGATTTCTCTTTCCAGGTCAAGGATCGCAGTACGTCGGCATGGGGAAGAGCCTCTCCGACGAGTATCCGGAGACGCGCGAG